The Euphorbia lathyris chromosome 8, ddEupLath1.1, whole genome shotgun sequence genome has a window encoding:
- the LOC136202066 gene encoding beta-galactosidase 11-like isoform X1 — protein MELQPSGISSVFFSRLVPIFEFGDFFPIPSSNRVACKFFFQALYGRVAQIELKLRPLSRSKVSVVELTDFIYAAQMAKAFDAQEEKARVYEQPEGCAACLTKDDTRKPTTASFRGKEYLLPPCSINILPDCQTVVFNTMRNFVRSEKANKKLKWEMAAEMVPSNLEVSSKQPKELLGLTKDTMPGTQHS, from the exons ATGGAGTTGCAGCCTTCAGGTATTTCTTCCGTGTTTTTCAGCAGACTTGTCCCCATATTTGAATTTGGCGATTTCTTCCCAATCCCCTCATCAAATCGAGTAGCCTGTAAGTTTTTCTTCCAGGCATTATATGGTCGCGTAGCCCAAATTGAATTGAAGCTCCGCCCTCTTTCAA GATCAAAAGTCTCAGTTGTAGAGTTGACAGATTTCATCTATGCTGCTCAAATGGCAAAGGCATTTGAtgctcaagaagagaag GCTCGGGTTTACGAGCAACCCGAAGGGTGTGCTGCTTGCTTAACCAAAGATGACACCAGAAAACCAACTACTGCTAGTTTCAGGGGAAAGGAATATCTCTTGCCTCCATGTTCCATTAACATTCTTCCTGATTGTCAAACTGTTGTTTTTAATACTATGAG GAATTTTGTGAGATCAGAGAAAGCAAACAAGAAGCTGAAATGGGAAATGGCTGCAGAAATGGTTCCTAGCAACCTTGAAGTATCATCTAAGCAACCCAAGGAGCTTCTTGGGTTGACCAAAGATACTATGCCTGGTACACAACATT CTTAG
- the LOC136202066 gene encoding beta-galactosidase 11-like isoform X3 — protein MELQPSGSKVSVVELTDFIYAAQMAKAFDAQEEKARVYEQPEGCAACLTKDDTRKPTTASFRGKEYLLPPCSINILPDCQTVVFNTMRNFVRSEKANKKLKWEMAAEMVPSNLEVSSKQPKELLGLTKDTMPGTQHS, from the exons ATGGAGTTGCAGCCTTCAG GATCAAAAGTCTCAGTTGTAGAGTTGACAGATTTCATCTATGCTGCTCAAATGGCAAAGGCATTTGAtgctcaagaagagaag GCTCGGGTTTACGAGCAACCCGAAGGGTGTGCTGCTTGCTTAACCAAAGATGACACCAGAAAACCAACTACTGCTAGTTTCAGGGGAAAGGAATATCTCTTGCCTCCATGTTCCATTAACATTCTTCCTGATTGTCAAACTGTTGTTTTTAATACTATGAG GAATTTTGTGAGATCAGAGAAAGCAAACAAGAAGCTGAAATGGGAAATGGCTGCAGAAATGGTTCCTAGCAACCTTGAAGTATCATCTAAGCAACCCAAGGAGCTTCTTGGGTTGACCAAAGATACTATGCCTGGTACACAACATT CTTAG
- the LOC136202066 gene encoding beta-galactosidase 11-like isoform X4 yields the protein MAKAFDAQEEKARVYEQPEGCAACLTKDDTRKPTTASFRGKEYLLPPCSINILPDCQTVVFNTMRNFVRSEKANKKLKWEMAAEMVPSNLEVSSKQPKELLGLTKDTMPGTQHS from the exons ATGGCAAAGGCATTTGAtgctcaagaagagaag GCTCGGGTTTACGAGCAACCCGAAGGGTGTGCTGCTTGCTTAACCAAAGATGACACCAGAAAACCAACTACTGCTAGTTTCAGGGGAAAGGAATATCTCTTGCCTCCATGTTCCATTAACATTCTTCCTGATTGTCAAACTGTTGTTTTTAATACTATGAG GAATTTTGTGAGATCAGAGAAAGCAAACAAGAAGCTGAAATGGGAAATGGCTGCAGAAATGGTTCCTAGCAACCTTGAAGTATCATCTAAGCAACCCAAGGAGCTTCTTGGGTTGACCAAAGATACTATGCCTGGTACACAACATT CTTAG
- the LOC136202066 gene encoding beta-galactosidase 11-like isoform X2, whose translation MELQPSGISSVFFSRLVPIFEFGDFFPIPSSNRVACKFFFQALYGRVAQIELKLRPLSRSKVSVVELTDFIYAAQMAKAFDAQEEKARVYEQPEGCAACLTKDDTRKPTTASFRGKEYLLPPCSINILPDCQTVVFNTMRNFVRSEKANKKLKWEMAAEMVPSNLEVSSKQPKELLGLTKDTMPGTQH comes from the exons ATGGAGTTGCAGCCTTCAGGTATTTCTTCCGTGTTTTTCAGCAGACTTGTCCCCATATTTGAATTTGGCGATTTCTTCCCAATCCCCTCATCAAATCGAGTAGCCTGTAAGTTTTTCTTCCAGGCATTATATGGTCGCGTAGCCCAAATTGAATTGAAGCTCCGCCCTCTTTCAA GATCAAAAGTCTCAGTTGTAGAGTTGACAGATTTCATCTATGCTGCTCAAATGGCAAAGGCATTTGAtgctcaagaagagaag GCTCGGGTTTACGAGCAACCCGAAGGGTGTGCTGCTTGCTTAACCAAAGATGACACCAGAAAACCAACTACTGCTAGTTTCAGGGGAAAGGAATATCTCTTGCCTCCATGTTCCATTAACATTCTTCCTGATTGTCAAACTGTTGTTTTTAATACTATGAG GAATTTTGTGAGATCAGAGAAAGCAAACAAGAAGCTGAAATGGGAAATGGCTGCAGAAATGGTTCCTAGCAACCTTGAAGTATCATCTAAGCAACCCAAGGAGCTTCTTGGGTTGACCAAAGATACTATGCCTGGTACACAACATT AA